One Glycine max cultivar Williams 82 chromosome 6, Glycine_max_v4.0, whole genome shotgun sequence DNA segment encodes these proteins:
- the LOC100788498 gene encoding kinesin-like protein KIN-4A isoform X2 gives MEAGEDCCVKVAVHVRPLIADEKLQGCKDCVTIVSGKPQVQIGAHSFTFDHVYGSTGSPSSSMFEECVAPLIDGLFQGYNATVLAYGQTGSGKTYTMGTGFKDGCQTGIVPQVMNVLFSKIGTLKHQIDFQLHVSFIEILKEEVRDLLDTSSMSKPETANGHAGKMTSPGKPPIQIRETSNGVITLAGSTEVSVATLKEMAACLEQGSLSRATGSTNMNNQSSRSHAIFTITLEQMRKLNIPGDSCSNDTMNEEYLCAKLHLVDLAGSERAKRTGSDGLRFKEGVHINKGLLALGNVISALGDEKKRKEGVHVPYRDSKLTRLLQDSLGGNSRTVMIACISPADINAEETLNTLKYANRARNIQNKPVINRDPMSNEMLKMRQQLEYLQAELCARAGGSSEEVQVLKERITWLEAANEDLCRELHEYRSRCPIVEQSEREAYDGSTYIVKTDAVKRSLPITEAEYPMSETVGDSREMEEVAKEWEHTLLQNSMDRELHELNKRLQQKESEMKLFGISDAEVLKQHFGRKIMELEDEKRVVQRERDCLLAEVENLAANTDGQTQKLEDIHAQKLKTLEAQILDLKKKQESQVQLLKQKQKSDEAAKRLQDEIQCIKAQKVQLQQRIKQEAEQFRQWKASREKELLQLKKEGRRNEYERHKLQALNHRQKLVLQRKTEEAAMATKRLKELLEARKTSSRETLVTMNGSGANGQGNEKSLQRWLDHELEVMVKEHEVRFEYEKQSQVRAALAEELAMLKQVNEFAAKGLSPPRKNGFARASSMSPNARMAKIASLENMLSISSNSLVAMASQLSEAEERERAFSNRGRWNQLRSMGEAKNLLQYMFNSVADARCQLWENDMEIREMKDQVKELVGLLRQSEMKRKEVEKELKVREQAVGTTLATPPSGDSPNPSKQYVEDMKGPLSPVSKQLKYTPGVANGLVRESAAFVDQGRRDKLLESYGGGKEVIISGYYNSSGSGRNHGDFQNG, from the exons ATGGAAGCAGGGGAAGATTGCTGCGTCAAGGTCGCAGTTCATGTACGGCCACTCATCGCCGACGAGAAGCTTCAAGGATGCAAAGACTGCGTCACCATCGTTTCAGGGAAGCCGCAG GTACAAATTGGTGCCCACTCCTTTACATTTGATCATGTCTATGGAAGCACCGGTTCTCCCTCAAGTTCCATGTTTGAAGAATGCGTTGCTCCCCTTATTGATGGTTTGTTTCAAGGATATAATGCTACTGTTCTCGCATATGGTCAG ACAGGTTCTGGGAAAACGTACACCATGGGAACTGGCTTTAAAGATGGTTGTCAAACAGGAATAGTACCCCAAGTTATGAATGTTTTGTTTAGCAAAATTGGGACCCTAAAGCACCAGATTGATTTTCAGTTGCATGTTTCCTTTATTGAG ATtctaaaagaagaagtaagagaCTTGCTGGATACCTCCTCCATGAGTAAACCAGAAACTGCAAACGGACATGCAGGAAAAATGACCTCTCCTGGGAAGCCACCAATACAAATTCGTGAGACATCAAATGGTGTCATCACCCTTGCAGGATCTACTGAAGTTAGTGTAGCAACACTAAAAGAAATGGCTGCTTGCTTGGAGCAGGGATCATTGAGCAGAGCAACTGGGAGCACAAATATGAACAACCAATCTAG TCGATCTCACGCCATCTTTACCATCACACTAGAGCAAATGCGCAAGCTCAATATTCCTGGTGACAGCTGTTCAAATGATACCATGAATGAAGAGTATCTTTGTGCCAAGTTGCACTTAGTAGATCTTGCTGGATCAGAACGAGCTAAAAGAACAGGTTCAGATGGTCTGCGTTTTAAGGAAG GAGTTCACATTAACAAAGGCCTCCTAGCACTTGGTAATGTTATTAGTGCACTTGGTGACGAAAAGAAGCGAAAGGAAGGTGTTCATGTTCCATATAGGGATAGTAAACTTACAAGGCTTTTGCAG GATTCACTAGGAGGTAACAGCAGAACTGTCATGATAG CCTGCATAAGTCCTGCTGATATTAATGCTGAGGAAACCCTTAACACTTTGAAGTATGCAAATCGTGCACGCAACATCCAAAATAAGCCTGTT ATCAATAGAGACCCCATGTCCAATGAGATGCTAAAAATGCGACAACAACTAGAGTATTTGCAGGCAGAACTTTGTGCTCGTGCTGGCGGCTCTTCTGAGGAAGTTCAG GTCCTTAAGGAAAGAATTACTTGGCTTGAAGCTGCTAATGAAGATCTTTGCCGTGAACTTCATGAATACCGTAGTAGATGCCCTATTGTAGAACAAAGTGAAAGGGAAGCTTAT GATGGTAGCACATACATTGTGAAGACTGATGCAGTTAAGAGGAGCTTACCTATCACAGAAGCTGAATATCCAATGAGTGAAACTGTGG GTGATTCTAGGGAAATGGAAGAAGTAGCAAAAGAGTGGGAGCACACACTTCTCCAGAATAGTATGGATAGAGAGTTACATGAATTGAATAAACGCTTGCAGCAGAAAGAG TCTGAGATGAAGCTTTTTGGAATATCTGATGCTGAAGTACTCAAGCAGCACTTTGGAAGAAAGATAATGGAATTAGAGGATGAGAAGAGAGTAGTGCAG agagagagagattgtcTTTTGGCTGAAGTTGAAAATCTTGCTGCCAATACTGATGGACAAACACAGAAATTAGAGGATATCCATGCCCAAAAATTGAAAACACTTGAAGCACAG ATTCTGGAtctgaagaagaagcaagagagTCAGGTCCAACTTCTGAAGCAAAAGCAAAAAAGTGATGAAGCAGCAAAGAGACTGCAAGATGAAATACAGTGTATAAAAGCCCAAAAG GTTCAACTGCAGCAAAGGATAAAACAAGAAGCCGAACAGTTTCGGCAGTGGAAAGCGTCTAGAGAGAAAGAGCTGTTGCAA TTAAAGAAGGAGGGAAGAAGAAATGAGTATGAAAGACACAAGCTGCAGGCTTTGAATCATCGGCAGAAATTG GTTCTTCAGAGAAAAACTGAAGAAGCTGCAATGGCCACCAAGAGGTTAAAGGAGTTGCTAGAAGCACGTAAAACTTCCAGCCGAGAAACTTTAG ttACAATGAATGGAAGTGGAGCAAATGGTCAG GGCAATGAGAAGTCTTTACAGCGGTGGCTTGATCATGAACTAGAAGTCATGGTAAAAGAGCATGAAGTCCGTTTTGAGTATGAGAAACAGAGCCAAGT GCGAGCTGCCCTTGCAGAGGAATTAGCCATGCTGAAGCAAGTAAATGAGTTTGCTGCAAAGGGTCTCAGTCCTCCAAGAAAGAATGGATTTGCcag GGCATCCTCCATGTCACCAAATgcaagaatggccaaaatagcTTCACTTGAAAACATGCTGAGCATATCATCTAATTCACTTGTGGCAATGGCTTCTCAACTTTCCGAGGCAGAAGAAAGAGAACGAGCCTTCTCAAATCGTGGACGCTGGAATCAGCTGCGCTCTATGGGAGAAGCCAAGAATTTGCTTCAATATATGTTTAATTCTGTTGCAGATGCTAG GTGCCAACTCTGGGAGAACGACATGGAGATCAGAGAAATGAAAGATCAAGTCAAAGAACTTGTCGGTCTCTTACGGCAAAGCGagatgaagagaaaagaagttgaGAAGGAGCTAAAAGTGAGAGAGCAAGCTGTTGGAACCACATTGGCTACACCACCATCT GGAGACTCCCCAAATCCATCGAAACAATATGTCGAAGACATGAAGGGGCCCTTATCTCCAGTGTCTAAACAGCTAAAATACACGCCAGGGGTTGCCAATGGTTTGGTGAGGGAATCAGCAGCATTTGTAGATCAGGGTAGAAGG GACAAGCTTCTGGAAAGTTATGGAGGTGGAAAAGAAGTCATCATCAGTGGCTACTACAATTCAAGTGGAAGTGGCAGAAACCATGGAGACTTTCAGAATGGATAG
- the LOC100788498 gene encoding kinesin-like protein KIN-4A isoform X3 — MGTGFKDGCQTGIVPQVMNVLFSKIGTLKHQIDFQLHVSFIEILKEEVRDLLDTSSMSKPETANGHAGKMTSPGKPPIQIRETSNGVITLAGSTEVSVATLKEMAACLEQGSLSRATGSTNMNNQSSRSHAIFTITLEQMRKLNIPGDSCSNDTMNEEYLCAKLHLVDLAGSERAKRTGSDGLRFKEGVHINKGLLALGNVISALGDEKKRKEGVHVPYRDSKLTRLLQDSLGGNSRTVMIACISPADINAEETLNTLKYANRARNIQNKPVINRDPMSNEMLKMRQQLEYLQAELCARAGGSSEEVQVLKERITWLEAANEDLCRELHEYRSRCPIVEQSEREAYDGSTYIVKTDAVKRSLPITEAEYPMSETVGDSREMEEVAKEWEHTLLQNSMDRELHELNKRLQQKESEMKLFGISDAEVLKQHFGRKIMELEDEKRVVQRERDCLLAEVENLAANTDGQTQKLEDIHAQKLKTLEAQILDLKKKQESQVQLLKQKQKSDEAAKRLQDEIQCIKAQKVQLQQRIKQEAEQFRQWKASREKELLQLKKEGRRNEYERHKLQALNHRQKLVLQRKTEEAAMATKRLKELLEARKTSSRETLVTMNGSGANGQGNEKSLQRWLDHELEVMVKEHEVRFEYEKQSQVRAALAEELAMLKQVNEFAAKGLSPPRKNGFARASSMSPNARMAKIASLENMLSISSNSLVAMASQLSEAEERERAFSNRGRWNQLRSMGEAKNLLQYMFNSVADARCQLWENDMEIREMKDQVKELVGLLRQSEMKRKEVEKELKVREQAVGTTLATPPSGDSPNPSKQYVEDMKGPLSPVSKQLKYTPGVANGLVRESAAFVDQGRRMVPIGQLSMKKLTIVGQASGKLWRWKRSHHQWLLQFKWKWQKPWRLSEWIGHSDETIMRTKPRSQPLPRIR, encoded by the exons ATGGGAACTGGCTTTAAAGATGGTTGTCAAACAGGAATAGTACCCCAAGTTATGAATGTTTTGTTTAGCAAAATTGGGACCCTAAAGCACCAGATTGATTTTCAGTTGCATGTTTCCTTTATTGAG ATtctaaaagaagaagtaagagaCTTGCTGGATACCTCCTCCATGAGTAAACCAGAAACTGCAAACGGACATGCAGGAAAAATGACCTCTCCTGGGAAGCCACCAATACAAATTCGTGAGACATCAAATGGTGTCATCACCCTTGCAGGATCTACTGAAGTTAGTGTAGCAACACTAAAAGAAATGGCTGCTTGCTTGGAGCAGGGATCATTGAGCAGAGCAACTGGGAGCACAAATATGAACAACCAATCTAG TCGATCTCACGCCATCTTTACCATCACACTAGAGCAAATGCGCAAGCTCAATATTCCTGGTGACAGCTGTTCAAATGATACCATGAATGAAGAGTATCTTTGTGCCAAGTTGCACTTAGTAGATCTTGCTGGATCAGAACGAGCTAAAAGAACAGGTTCAGATGGTCTGCGTTTTAAGGAAG GAGTTCACATTAACAAAGGCCTCCTAGCACTTGGTAATGTTATTAGTGCACTTGGTGACGAAAAGAAGCGAAAGGAAGGTGTTCATGTTCCATATAGGGATAGTAAACTTACAAGGCTTTTGCAG GATTCACTAGGAGGTAACAGCAGAACTGTCATGATAG CCTGCATAAGTCCTGCTGATATTAATGCTGAGGAAACCCTTAACACTTTGAAGTATGCAAATCGTGCACGCAACATCCAAAATAAGCCTGTT ATCAATAGAGACCCCATGTCCAATGAGATGCTAAAAATGCGACAACAACTAGAGTATTTGCAGGCAGAACTTTGTGCTCGTGCTGGCGGCTCTTCTGAGGAAGTTCAG GTCCTTAAGGAAAGAATTACTTGGCTTGAAGCTGCTAATGAAGATCTTTGCCGTGAACTTCATGAATACCGTAGTAGATGCCCTATTGTAGAACAAAGTGAAAGGGAAGCTTAT GATGGTAGCACATACATTGTGAAGACTGATGCAGTTAAGAGGAGCTTACCTATCACAGAAGCTGAATATCCAATGAGTGAAACTGTGG GTGATTCTAGGGAAATGGAAGAAGTAGCAAAAGAGTGGGAGCACACACTTCTCCAGAATAGTATGGATAGAGAGTTACATGAATTGAATAAACGCTTGCAGCAGAAAGAG TCTGAGATGAAGCTTTTTGGAATATCTGATGCTGAAGTACTCAAGCAGCACTTTGGAAGAAAGATAATGGAATTAGAGGATGAGAAGAGAGTAGTGCAG agagagagagattgtcTTTTGGCTGAAGTTGAAAATCTTGCTGCCAATACTGATGGACAAACACAGAAATTAGAGGATATCCATGCCCAAAAATTGAAAACACTTGAAGCACAG ATTCTGGAtctgaagaagaagcaagagagTCAGGTCCAACTTCTGAAGCAAAAGCAAAAAAGTGATGAAGCAGCAAAGAGACTGCAAGATGAAATACAGTGTATAAAAGCCCAAAAG GTTCAACTGCAGCAAAGGATAAAACAAGAAGCCGAACAGTTTCGGCAGTGGAAAGCGTCTAGAGAGAAAGAGCTGTTGCAA TTAAAGAAGGAGGGAAGAAGAAATGAGTATGAAAGACACAAGCTGCAGGCTTTGAATCATCGGCAGAAATTG GTTCTTCAGAGAAAAACTGAAGAAGCTGCAATGGCCACCAAGAGGTTAAAGGAGTTGCTAGAAGCACGTAAAACTTCCAGCCGAGAAACTTTAG ttACAATGAATGGAAGTGGAGCAAATGGTCAG GGCAATGAGAAGTCTTTACAGCGGTGGCTTGATCATGAACTAGAAGTCATGGTAAAAGAGCATGAAGTCCGTTTTGAGTATGAGAAACAGAGCCAAGT GCGAGCTGCCCTTGCAGAGGAATTAGCCATGCTGAAGCAAGTAAATGAGTTTGCTGCAAAGGGTCTCAGTCCTCCAAGAAAGAATGGATTTGCcag GGCATCCTCCATGTCACCAAATgcaagaatggccaaaatagcTTCACTTGAAAACATGCTGAGCATATCATCTAATTCACTTGTGGCAATGGCTTCTCAACTTTCCGAGGCAGAAGAAAGAGAACGAGCCTTCTCAAATCGTGGACGCTGGAATCAGCTGCGCTCTATGGGAGAAGCCAAGAATTTGCTTCAATATATGTTTAATTCTGTTGCAGATGCTAG GTGCCAACTCTGGGAGAACGACATGGAGATCAGAGAAATGAAAGATCAAGTCAAAGAACTTGTCGGTCTCTTACGGCAAAGCGagatgaagagaaaagaagttgaGAAGGAGCTAAAAGTGAGAGAGCAAGCTGTTGGAACCACATTGGCTACACCACCATCT GGAGACTCCCCAAATCCATCGAAACAATATGTCGAAGACATGAAGGGGCCCTTATCTCCAGTGTCTAAACAGCTAAAATACACGCCAGGGGTTGCCAATGGTTTGGTGAGGGAATCAGCAGCATTTGTAGATCAGGGTAGAAGG ATGGTACCCATCGGACAGCTGTCAAtgaaaaaactaacaattgTAGGACAAGCTTCTGGAAAGTTATGGAGGTGGAAAAGAAGTCATCATCAGTGGCTACTACAATTCAAGTGGAAGTGGCAGAAACCATGGAGACTTTCAGAATGGATAGGACACAGTGATGAGACAATCATGAGAACAAAACCACGCTCACAGCCTTTGCCACGTATCAGGTGA
- the LOC100793250 gene encoding protein RICE SALT SENSITIVE 3 isoform X1 translates to MESGLPLLNYLLQQTLRTICTSPNSSTPSKWVYAVFWRILPRNFPPPRWEFGGTALDLSKGNKRNWILVWEDGFCDFNECEQRKSGSGYLNGRFGADVFFKMSHEVYNYGEGLVGKVAADNSHKWVYNESHNECESSYIASWNASVEPQPKAWEFQFNSGIQSIVIIAVREGVVQLGSFNKISEDLNLVISIQRQFSYLQSIPGVFGIQRPYLPLQHPYIVKPSFIENNAMTLYDMGWNTNPQNGAPGPSLCSGSPSLPLPTMPCSFGALLSKLPSGIPPYNSTQVLDAGTQSTIERVKIEDCEFHPTLDDDHKGRKVGSLNK, encoded by the exons ATGGAAAGTGGATTACCTTTGCTTAATTATCTCTTGCAGCAGACTCTCAGAACCATTTGCACTTCTCCCAATTCTTCCACTCCTTCTAAGTGGGTATATGCTGTCTTCTGGAGGATATTACCTCGCAACTTTCCTCCACCAAG GTGGGAATTTGGAGGAACTGCTCTTGATCTCTCcaaaggaaataaaaggaaCTG GATCCTTGTCTGGGAAGATGGGTTCTGCGATTTTAACGAATGCGAGCAAAGGAAGAGTGGTAGTGGTTACTTGAACGGTAGATTTGGAGCTGACGTATTCTTCAAAATGTCGCATGAGGTTTACAATTATGGAGAGGG ACTCGTGGGAAAAGTTGCCGCAGATAATAGTCACAAATGGGTTTACAATGAGAGTCACAATGAGTGTGAATCTAGCTATATTGCTTCATGGAATGCTTCAGTCGAACCT CAACCAAAGGCGTGGGAGTTTCAGTTCAATTCAGGCATTCAG AGTATAGTCATAATCGCCGTCAGAGAAGGCGTAGTGCAATTGGGTTCTTTTAACAAG ATATCAGAGGACCTGAATCTGGTGATCAGCATACAGAGGCAATTCAGCTACCTTCAGAGCATACCTGGTGTGTTTGGTATTCAAAGACCATACCTACCTCTTCAACATCCATACATTGTGAAGCCAAGTTTCATAGAAAACAATGCAATGACTCTATATGATATGGGGTGGAACACCAACCCTCAGAATGGAGCACCAGGCCCATCTCTTTGTTCAGGTTCTCCTTCTCTACCACTACCAACCATGCCCTGTAGTTTTGGAGCTTTGCTATCAAAGTTACCATCTGGAATCCCACCCTATAATTCCACTCAAGTCCTTGATGCAGGGACACAAAGCACCATTGAGAGAGTGAAGATAGAGGATTGTGAATTTCATCCTACCCTTGATGACGATCACAAAGGAAGAAAGGTCGGTTCCCTGAACAAGTAG
- the LOC100793250 gene encoding protein RICE SALT SENSITIVE 3 isoform X2, whose product MESGLPLLNYLLQQTLRTICTSPNSSTPSKWVYAVFWRILPRNFPPPRWEFGGTALDLSKGNKRNWILVWEDGFCDFNECEQRKSGSGYLNGRFGADVFFKMSHEVYNYGEGLVGKVAADNSHKWVYNESHNECESSYIASWNASVEPQPKAWEFQFNSGIQSIVIIAVREGVVQLGSFNKISEDLNLVISIQRQFSYLQSIPGVFGIQRPYLPLQHPYIVKPSFIENNAMTLYDMGWNTNPQNGAPGPSLCSGTQSTIERVKIEDCEFHPTLDDDHKGRKVGSLNK is encoded by the exons ATGGAAAGTGGATTACCTTTGCTTAATTATCTCTTGCAGCAGACTCTCAGAACCATTTGCACTTCTCCCAATTCTTCCACTCCTTCTAAGTGGGTATATGCTGTCTTCTGGAGGATATTACCTCGCAACTTTCCTCCACCAAG GTGGGAATTTGGAGGAACTGCTCTTGATCTCTCcaaaggaaataaaaggaaCTG GATCCTTGTCTGGGAAGATGGGTTCTGCGATTTTAACGAATGCGAGCAAAGGAAGAGTGGTAGTGGTTACTTGAACGGTAGATTTGGAGCTGACGTATTCTTCAAAATGTCGCATGAGGTTTACAATTATGGAGAGGG ACTCGTGGGAAAAGTTGCCGCAGATAATAGTCACAAATGGGTTTACAATGAGAGTCACAATGAGTGTGAATCTAGCTATATTGCTTCATGGAATGCTTCAGTCGAACCT CAACCAAAGGCGTGGGAGTTTCAGTTCAATTCAGGCATTCAG AGTATAGTCATAATCGCCGTCAGAGAAGGCGTAGTGCAATTGGGTTCTTTTAACAAG ATATCAGAGGACCTGAATCTGGTGATCAGCATACAGAGGCAATTCAGCTACCTTCAGAGCATACCTGGTGTGTTTGGTATTCAAAGACCATACCTACCTCTTCAACATCCATACATTGTGAAGCCAAGTTTCATAGAAAACAATGCAATGACTCTATATGATATGGGGTGGAACACCAACCCTCAGAATGGAGCACCAGGCCCATCTCTTTGTTCAG GGACACAAAGCACCATTGAGAGAGTGAAGATAGAGGATTGTGAATTTCATCCTACCCTTGATGACGATCACAAAGGAAGAAAGGTCGGTTCCCTGAACAAGTAG
- the LOC100788498 gene encoding kinesin-like protein KIN-4A isoform X1 translates to MEAGEDCCVKVAVHVRPLIADEKLQGCKDCVTIVSGKPQVQIGAHSFTFDHVYGSTGSPSSSMFEECVAPLIDGLFQGYNATVLAYGQTGSGKTYTMGTGFKDGCQTGIVPQVMNVLFSKIGTLKHQIDFQLHVSFIEILKEEVRDLLDTSSMSKPETANGHAGKMTSPGKPPIQIRETSNGVITLAGSTEVSVATLKEMAACLEQGSLSRATGSTNMNNQSSRSHAIFTITLEQMRKLNIPGDSCSNDTMNEEYLCAKLHLVDLAGSERAKRTGSDGLRFKEGVHINKGLLALGNVISALGDEKKRKEGVHVPYRDSKLTRLLQDSLGGNSRTVMIACISPADINAEETLNTLKYANRARNIQNKPVINRDPMSNEMLKMRQQLEYLQAELCARAGGSSEEVQVLKERITWLEAANEDLCRELHEYRSRCPIVEQSEREAYDGSTYIVKTDAVKRSLPITEAEYPMSETVGDSREMEEVAKEWEHTLLQNSMDRELHELNKRLQQKESEMKLFGISDAEVLKQHFGRKIMELEDEKRVVQRERDCLLAEVENLAANTDGQTQKLEDIHAQKLKTLEAQILDLKKKQESQVQLLKQKQKSDEAAKRLQDEIQCIKAQKVQLQQRIKQEAEQFRQWKASREKELLQLKKEGRRNEYERHKLQALNHRQKLVLQRKTEEAAMATKRLKELLEARKTSSRETLVTMNGSGANGQGNEKSLQRWLDHELEVMVKEHEVRFEYEKQSQVRAALAEELAMLKQVNEFAAKGLSPPRKNGFARASSMSPNARMAKIASLENMLSISSNSLVAMASQLSEAEERERAFSNRGRWNQLRSMGEAKNLLQYMFNSVADARCQLWENDMEIREMKDQVKELVGLLRQSEMKRKEVEKELKVREQAVGTTLATPPSGDSPNPSKQYVEDMKGPLSPVSKQLKYTPGVANGLVRESAAFVDQGRRMVPIGQLSMKKLTIVGQASGKLWRWKRSHHQWLLQFKWKWQKPWRLSEWIGHSDETIMRTKPRSQPLPRIR, encoded by the exons ATGGAAGCAGGGGAAGATTGCTGCGTCAAGGTCGCAGTTCATGTACGGCCACTCATCGCCGACGAGAAGCTTCAAGGATGCAAAGACTGCGTCACCATCGTTTCAGGGAAGCCGCAG GTACAAATTGGTGCCCACTCCTTTACATTTGATCATGTCTATGGAAGCACCGGTTCTCCCTCAAGTTCCATGTTTGAAGAATGCGTTGCTCCCCTTATTGATGGTTTGTTTCAAGGATATAATGCTACTGTTCTCGCATATGGTCAG ACAGGTTCTGGGAAAACGTACACCATGGGAACTGGCTTTAAAGATGGTTGTCAAACAGGAATAGTACCCCAAGTTATGAATGTTTTGTTTAGCAAAATTGGGACCCTAAAGCACCAGATTGATTTTCAGTTGCATGTTTCCTTTATTGAG ATtctaaaagaagaagtaagagaCTTGCTGGATACCTCCTCCATGAGTAAACCAGAAACTGCAAACGGACATGCAGGAAAAATGACCTCTCCTGGGAAGCCACCAATACAAATTCGTGAGACATCAAATGGTGTCATCACCCTTGCAGGATCTACTGAAGTTAGTGTAGCAACACTAAAAGAAATGGCTGCTTGCTTGGAGCAGGGATCATTGAGCAGAGCAACTGGGAGCACAAATATGAACAACCAATCTAG TCGATCTCACGCCATCTTTACCATCACACTAGAGCAAATGCGCAAGCTCAATATTCCTGGTGACAGCTGTTCAAATGATACCATGAATGAAGAGTATCTTTGTGCCAAGTTGCACTTAGTAGATCTTGCTGGATCAGAACGAGCTAAAAGAACAGGTTCAGATGGTCTGCGTTTTAAGGAAG GAGTTCACATTAACAAAGGCCTCCTAGCACTTGGTAATGTTATTAGTGCACTTGGTGACGAAAAGAAGCGAAAGGAAGGTGTTCATGTTCCATATAGGGATAGTAAACTTACAAGGCTTTTGCAG GATTCACTAGGAGGTAACAGCAGAACTGTCATGATAG CCTGCATAAGTCCTGCTGATATTAATGCTGAGGAAACCCTTAACACTTTGAAGTATGCAAATCGTGCACGCAACATCCAAAATAAGCCTGTT ATCAATAGAGACCCCATGTCCAATGAGATGCTAAAAATGCGACAACAACTAGAGTATTTGCAGGCAGAACTTTGTGCTCGTGCTGGCGGCTCTTCTGAGGAAGTTCAG GTCCTTAAGGAAAGAATTACTTGGCTTGAAGCTGCTAATGAAGATCTTTGCCGTGAACTTCATGAATACCGTAGTAGATGCCCTATTGTAGAACAAAGTGAAAGGGAAGCTTAT GATGGTAGCACATACATTGTGAAGACTGATGCAGTTAAGAGGAGCTTACCTATCACAGAAGCTGAATATCCAATGAGTGAAACTGTGG GTGATTCTAGGGAAATGGAAGAAGTAGCAAAAGAGTGGGAGCACACACTTCTCCAGAATAGTATGGATAGAGAGTTACATGAATTGAATAAACGCTTGCAGCAGAAAGAG TCTGAGATGAAGCTTTTTGGAATATCTGATGCTGAAGTACTCAAGCAGCACTTTGGAAGAAAGATAATGGAATTAGAGGATGAGAAGAGAGTAGTGCAG agagagagagattgtcTTTTGGCTGAAGTTGAAAATCTTGCTGCCAATACTGATGGACAAACACAGAAATTAGAGGATATCCATGCCCAAAAATTGAAAACACTTGAAGCACAG ATTCTGGAtctgaagaagaagcaagagagTCAGGTCCAACTTCTGAAGCAAAAGCAAAAAAGTGATGAAGCAGCAAAGAGACTGCAAGATGAAATACAGTGTATAAAAGCCCAAAAG GTTCAACTGCAGCAAAGGATAAAACAAGAAGCCGAACAGTTTCGGCAGTGGAAAGCGTCTAGAGAGAAAGAGCTGTTGCAA TTAAAGAAGGAGGGAAGAAGAAATGAGTATGAAAGACACAAGCTGCAGGCTTTGAATCATCGGCAGAAATTG GTTCTTCAGAGAAAAACTGAAGAAGCTGCAATGGCCACCAAGAGGTTAAAGGAGTTGCTAGAAGCACGTAAAACTTCCAGCCGAGAAACTTTAG ttACAATGAATGGAAGTGGAGCAAATGGTCAG GGCAATGAGAAGTCTTTACAGCGGTGGCTTGATCATGAACTAGAAGTCATGGTAAAAGAGCATGAAGTCCGTTTTGAGTATGAGAAACAGAGCCAAGT GCGAGCTGCCCTTGCAGAGGAATTAGCCATGCTGAAGCAAGTAAATGAGTTTGCTGCAAAGGGTCTCAGTCCTCCAAGAAAGAATGGATTTGCcag GGCATCCTCCATGTCACCAAATgcaagaatggccaaaatagcTTCACTTGAAAACATGCTGAGCATATCATCTAATTCACTTGTGGCAATGGCTTCTCAACTTTCCGAGGCAGAAGAAAGAGAACGAGCCTTCTCAAATCGTGGACGCTGGAATCAGCTGCGCTCTATGGGAGAAGCCAAGAATTTGCTTCAATATATGTTTAATTCTGTTGCAGATGCTAG GTGCCAACTCTGGGAGAACGACATGGAGATCAGAGAAATGAAAGATCAAGTCAAAGAACTTGTCGGTCTCTTACGGCAAAGCGagatgaagagaaaagaagttgaGAAGGAGCTAAAAGTGAGAGAGCAAGCTGTTGGAACCACATTGGCTACACCACCATCT GGAGACTCCCCAAATCCATCGAAACAATATGTCGAAGACATGAAGGGGCCCTTATCTCCAGTGTCTAAACAGCTAAAATACACGCCAGGGGTTGCCAATGGTTTGGTGAGGGAATCAGCAGCATTTGTAGATCAGGGTAGAAGG ATGGTACCCATCGGACAGCTGTCAAtgaaaaaactaacaattgTAGGACAAGCTTCTGGAAAGTTATGGAGGTGGAAAAGAAGTCATCATCAGTGGCTACTACAATTCAAGTGGAAGTGGCAGAAACCATGGAGACTTTCAGAATGGATAGGACACAGTGATGAGACAATCATGAGAACAAAACCACGCTCACAGCCTTTGCCACGTATCAGGTGA